A segment of the Polyodon spathula isolate WHYD16114869_AA chromosome 1, ASM1765450v1, whole genome shotgun sequence genome:
cttctcctgatgagaccagaggcgggacccctcccatatcggcagccaggtagtggaacaccatggctgcgatgtctcgaTGTCCCTCGATGGAGGCCCTCGAGCAAGCAGGGCTTCTCTCACAAACGCTGGAGATGGAACCaacaggcactctccctctgttggCTGTGGACGATCCGACTCTCCCTTTGCGGGCTGTGGATGCTCGGCCTCCTTCCacacaggctgtggaggtgaaaccagcacatatttcctctgctggtggagacttgggctgtggacactctgcCTTCGTCTTCtggggctgtggatgcaccgactccccctttaTGGGCTATAGATGCCTGTGTTGGATACTCAGGCTCCTTCCACTCAGGTGTAGGACATTCAAGCTCCTCCCCCTCAGGTGTAGGGCAACTGggatcctcatcctctggctcctgttcTGGGCAGTtctcgtcctcatgcccataagCAATGCACAtagtgcaccaccttggctccctCTGCTTCCTGCTCAGTTCCTTCCctcttcctctcctgggccagttcctcctctcccgcTTGGTAGGGGCAGCCACCACGTGCCCATACACGCCGCAGGAAGGCActagccttggtcctccagaccactgaggagctcctccagctctgtgcagccatctctccagccttccatttttgctgttttttttgttttgttttgttttttaaaaaaaaaaactctgcagttccctctctggtctgcatctaggaggcgctggtaatcccacgatggcaccacgtgtcacaaagacggctgcagtgggtgacgtcagaccagaaaccaggaaccaggaaataaacaacagagatggagtttggtgaggctgagcgaatggtctcgttcagcatttaatagtgcacagacagacagaaaataaaaggttgcaagacaaacaaaacacagaacacggcactggtagccaaaacaaagagatgaaacaaaacggactaacactaaacaaacacggtgagctgatattttacctagtattattattattattattattattattattattattattattattattattattattattattactattacctccatctccaatcccattctccactcaccgaacacacaacccagagtgaaaacatgctgcttttatacagctgaccgagacttgattgctaacactatgtaacacaatttttgttcctgggtagtaagtgttatttcctaattgcttatgcctcaaaagtatagaaaatggctattattccccacaaactgcttttgtgaccaggacagtgatattttgaaatatcactatttccaataagaaaacgggcgcttttgtgtcttttcgttcacataaagtcagacaaaaacaacatatgaatccaaattaacatgtatcatttttgtattactttagtataaatacatgttaatttggattcatatgttgttacacggtgtaatcaatcattcaattggagtagcGGTACAAtggcacgtgaattaataaagttcaattccccgtgctcacatattattactttttacttgcacgtgaagtgttgtgcaatcctcatgcctaaatacaaatatacattttaaacactcgtgttacacagtcctgtttatatcccgtgtaccaatgactatacaccaacattactACCTATAGCTAACTCTGATTCCAACTACTCTGGTAAGATTGAAGAGTCTGAAGCCCACTGTATGTTGTGGCACATTACAgtaatgcaaaattaaaaaaataaattaagtttattgCCAGAAAACTGTCATTTCCAgctctattattttttttttttaaatcaaaacacaatCTGGTTGTTTTAGTTATGCGTCCAAAGAGGAAAATTAGaaacctgcatttaaaaaaaaaataataataaattaaaaacaagaaatctaTAATCAGAGAATATTATCATGATTAATGTATCTGTAAGTAAATGACCTATTATCCCTAATTTTAaacattagatttattttttaaccatctAGCTTCACAAAACCTGTTTAGCTATGATCTTGGATTACCTAATGCTACTTCAGCAGTGTGAGTGGTATCATTTCTGACAGTGTAGGGCACCTCAGTTTATATTATGTCACTATGTTTCGTTCATATTGAATGAatatttagaatttatttatataattattttttaatgtttatatatatatatatatatatatagtcttctTGTATTAAGTTAGAATGACAACCCCATTTGTATTGTCTAACAACATGGAAAATACAAAGGTATTGCTAAAGAGAGTGTATGGAAGTTCAGGGTTAGTCAGTTAGTCAGTTTCAGGTTAGGAAAGGTTTCTTAGAACATGGCGTTGCTTGGGAAAGTGTCTTGAATCATAATAATGTCATTGCTTCCGCTTGTCTAGTACATTTTGTGTTGTTAATCATATTTTATGGCgtagaataatacaaaaaagtatatATGTTTTAGTGTTTCCTCTTTTTCAGTCAGCAGAAAAAAATGAGAAGTATCGCTGGACGACATTTAGGGCTGCACTGGAACAAAAGTTGTGTTTGAGTTTGCATTTGTGTCATCAAGGAAGACTTTCACACTATTAATAGAAACTGCATGATGTAAAAAAGTACACACCTTTAATAACTCGTCAACTGAAAtgaaaacacactgctcccacgGACAACTGAGGGCTTCCAACTTGTTTGTCCGTCCGAATATACAGCTGTCCAAGACAAACAGACAAGCGTTAAAATTGACCCCTCTTTGCAGTGTCAGTGAAATATCAAAACAGCAACTGCACAGTTATGCTTTTCAGGCGTTTTTTGTTCCATTGAACTAATAATTTCTAAGTTAAATTATAGCGCAGGACAACCTTATAATGAGTATTAGTGATTTTCACTCACAacttaatatatatgtatatgattACGCCGTAAGTTATATAGTTAAACACCATGTAGGGGAGATGggggctggttgtcacactttttactctttGTTATTTTCTTCAATCAGGTGACATGCTGAGAGGTTCTGTTCctcgttatattgaagaataacttcattttttatttcagcataactttattccaaatatgatatttagactgttgaaaatgcgccggtcacctgtgacaacctgccccacactggggttggttgtcacacgatATGGGGTTGTTGTCACAAGGTATGTTCTCGCTTTTACAgcagacaataatgcaacattttttgtactttttatttttttttaaataacaaagtttcTGCTGTGTACAACGATAGAAAaagttgtttttactttttatgtgaacataaaaaatacagacctatatatatttgaaatgttgacctatgctacaaaataataccacagcctccacacaACCAgaagacaaacagtaaataatttaaataagcattatatggtgacatatcccacattttggtgtaaaaaaagtaaaaagaacaaatataagacttcttcctataggatttacatgtgacaaccaacccccaaaactatgtgacaacctgccccaaccagactttacatgataatttaattctctcagtaatactgggagaacctactggttttgtttttactccaAAAATTAACCaatatctggttctatttaacatggccaccagttcaaacaaactccaatactactaagagttataatataaataacaagatatgctttttttactttgggtatgaaaataagtgaaatatgtactaacctttatgttagatggaactgacctcaaattacaagatggttgacttccaaaCAAtggaacacacatttcagtgttagtatagcctgcctgcgccatctagtttcatagctatgagcactgtaaCAACCAACCCCGGTCTCCCCTATACTGAACTTCATTGTAGCCTTGTCGATGTGCCATAAGAGTAGTAAGTATGGAAAGGTTCCAGAGAAAAGTAGTCTACTATAAAACAGACAGTCAGATGATGCAAATCGACATTTCTGTTTAAAGGTACAACAGGGGCGCCATCAATTGAAATTGCCTGTATTCATAGGAAAATGAATCACACAGGCTTTTCGGTGAAGTAATTTATCCTTACACAATACTTGAAACGTAAACATTCACAACACACAGCGTATAACATTTGTAAATAATACTATTGTAATTTGAACGAATAAAACTTAAATACTGCATCAAAccaaataacaattattattattattattattattattattattattattattattattattattattaattgttgttgttgttgttgttgttgttgttgttagctGCTGCTTGACTCAACTAAATGTTGCTTTACAACGAGAcatgatatataatatactaataataataaattattttaatataaaaataatattttaattcgattattaagataataataataataataataataataattgaaagacGTTGACGCTACGAAAATGAAAGGGGTAAAAAGATTTTAGATTTACCACTGCTACCGTCATTACTTCTATTAGATAATTCAGCCATTCTGCAACAGCTGGAGGTTTGGATTATTTCCAGACATAAAATGATATCTTTTTTTGCCGGaaagtttgtattatttaaatccATAATAAAGCTCAACGGTACTGTAAGGCAGTTTGTGTTATATAGTCTGacattagataaaggggcattcagaacagacgggaggcactttttcactcagagaattatgagggtctggaaccaactcccctgtaatgttgttgaagctgacaccctgggatgacaaccaaacgagcaagatgggccaaatgaacTGTCTCCTGTCATTTGcaaactttcctatgttcttatattcttatgtctACACACTCAAATAgacaatgttaaaatgtattatagtaatgttttttgtataatataattaaCAGATAAGTTATTTAtaaccattcaattaaaaaaaagaaaacaataaaataatttattcacaaaacaaaacaaaacaaaaataaacgggTCAGGGGTATACGCTATCCAGCCCTAATCTTaaccccaggactgggtacaTAGTGCTGCACGACTTCACACTGATCACCATGCTGGCAAATCGATCAAGTTGGTGTTGTGAGTTAAACAATCCGCAGGGTTCTGACCATGGAGAAGTATTGAGTGAGCTGCGGTGAATTGAACTATCCAATAAAACAACACTGGGGCGGAGCAACACAAGCTATTCTAAAGAGAACTTTCAAGTCTAACTTTTCAAAGTCAGAAAGGGGGATGAAGTGTGGGAATAAGAGGCAGTTATTCGAACAAGTCTCTGAAACAAATTTAACAGGCAAGGCAACACTGGAGATAACAAACAAGGACCATAGAAGGGTTTGGGAAAGGACATTTATTAGAACCAATCGACCTATTTAAATAACAGAACCATTGAAGCAGTAACCTTGAAAAAACAAGATTCGAAGAGCAATTGGATTTTACAAGCAAATAAAAAGTGATAGCTACTGGAAATTAAGTAAGAAGGCGTTTCTGAAGGAATACATGTATTCTTTTTGGCGGACTTAAATCAGGTGTGGAATTGTATTACAAACTAGATACCTAGGATGTTTACTTTAGTATTAATTAACTTGCTAAATTACAATATTTAAGTATAtacaatctattttttaaatagagaCATATGTACGTATATTGATCTTCTGTATCGTTGGTAAAACTAAGCCACAAGCATGGTGCAAGACAATTCGACCAACTCTAGTATTTACAATCACCTTAGACCACTGGACCCCACTGTTCCTGCTATTATGTTTATATTTGGTGTTGTGGGAAACGTGATAGCAATTGTTGTTCTTTGCAAATCCAGAAAGGAACAGAAAGAGACTACCTTCTACACCTTGGTCTGCGGACTAGCATTTACCGATCTGTTGGGTACAATTCTCGTCAGTCCGGTCACCATTGCCACCTATGTGAAAGGATGTTGGCCAGGTGAGGATTCGCTCTGCGAGTACAGTGCTTTCATTCTCCTCTTTTTTGGGCTGGCAGGACTTAGCATAATATGTGCCATGTCAGTTGAAAGGTACATGGCTATTAACCATGCCTATTTCTACAACCACTATGTGGACAAGAAGCTGGCAGGCTTAACATTGCTTGCGATCTATGTTTCAAACGTGCTGTTCTGTGCTTTGCCCAGCATGGGTTTTGGCAAGGCTAAGAAGCAATACCCTGACACCTGGTGCTTCATAGATTGGAGCAGCAACGTGAGCACCAACGCTGCGTTCTCTTACATGTATGCGGGTTTTAGTTCTTTTCTTATTTTGACCACTGTTGTCTGCAATATCTTGGTCTGCGGGGCACTGATCGGGATGCACAGAAAGTTTGTGAGAAGGACATCCCTTGGCACGGATCAGAACAGGATTGCAGAGTTTCGAAGAAGACGGAGTTTCAGCAGGATGGCTGGAGCAGAAATCCAGATGGTGATCCTTCTTATTGCCACGTCAGTGGTGGTGTTGATTTGTTCCATTCCACTAGTGGTAAGTGGAAATGTAATCCATATCTGCAAAACCTACTTGCTTTCTGGTCTAAGGTGTCTTTATACATAGTACAGTATAAAGTcggcactttttttaaaatcgaTTTTTACCGCAATTTGAAATACGCACGGTATTTTAGATAacgtaaaaaagaaataaaacacacacacacacacacacacacacacacacacacacacacacacacacacacacacacacacacacacacttatatttGCCGAATAAAACACCACGctgctttttcatttaaacagGTTGGTTTTAAGCTGTAACAGTCTCTAGTTAGTTGTTGATGCTCTTCCCTCTAATTTATTTGTGATTTTTCATGGCATTTTCCTATGTTTTCTGCTATGCCTCTTGAATTTGATTTGGTGTATAATATTGTGCACTTTGCATCTGAAGAATACACTAAACACTGCATTGTGCAGAATacgtttattcttttttttttttttttttttttttttaatgtattgatgTAATATATACATTCGGAAACCAGtaataaagtatttgtttaagaaaataagaCATTGCAGTATACTGTAAGACCCTTGTTAGCAAGCACTTACATTTATATGATATAAAAACTACTAAAACAAcagctactaataataataccaacaacaacaacaataacaacaacaacaaaaacaataataatttgttgCAATATTTTCTTGCCTTTGTATGTATTCAATTTAAGTAGCAAAAACACATGATCAGTTACAATCAGTGGCTATACAATATTGCTTATATGTAATCCTACATTAGCAATTGCATATTCAGTAGCCTAACTTTCCATACGTGTTTCCTGGTGAAAACAAAGCGATATGCAGGTATTAAGTTTTAGCGACAATCTAACATGATAACCTACGACTTCAGTCATATATTGGCTTAAATATGTGTAAACGCTGGGAGGCATTATAGCCTGTTGAAAATACTATTTTGCATTAATATTTCTAGTTATATGTGTTAGTATTTAGTTGGGATACTATCCTGCCTACATAAAGCAAGTCCTGTGCAC
Coding sequences within it:
- the LOC121318557 gene encoding prostaglandin E2 receptor EP4 subtype-like, whose product is MVQDNSTNSSIYNHLRPLDPTVPAIMFIFGVVGNVIAIVVLCKSRKEQKETTFYTLVCGLAFTDLLGTILVSPVTIATYVKGCWPGEDSLCEYSAFILLFFGLAGLSIICAMSVERYMAINHAYFYNHYVDKKLAGLTLLAIYVSNVLFCALPSMGFGKAKKQYPDTWCFIDWSSNVSTNAAFSYMYAGFSSFLILTTVVCNILVCGALIGMHRKFVRRTSLGTDQNRIAEFRRRRSFSRMAGAEIQMVILLIATSVVVLICSIPLVVRVFVNQLYQPDVVKEIYKNPDLQAIRIASVNPILDPWVYILLRKAVLLKLIEKIKCLFCRIGGRNQRPGDNFNCIDGQRTSSVMSRDSPSLLSQELREVSSTSQTFLYLPENSENLLGSCRTGRWTSDSSTESSSLRAFRSSNYLPEQDSKNRTSVNQSGSSSFSNSSSRPPSYQKDHPLHVTFTDETLNLQEKCI